The Rhodothermales bacterium genomic sequence GTCGAGACCGGCGTGGAAATGATTGCTGCGCATTTCGGCGAACCCGCCGGAAAGCAGCAGTGGAATTTCCAGCGGTGATTGAAAATAATCCTTGGGAAACGGATCCGTATGAGCGCTGCCCGATAGAACGAGCACTGCCACGGCCAAAACAGGAAGGAGTCCACGCATAAATTCTGATGGTTATCGAGTCCAAGAATAGTAATCTCTATCTCGTGTTCCTGGGCGCGATCGCTGTATTTGTTCTCGGCGTCACGCTGCTCCAATTGAAGGCGGTGCTCATGCCGTTGGTCATTGCGTTCCTTTTGTCCATCATCTTCAAACCGGCCATCCTGTGGCTTCGAGGCAAGCGGGTTCCCATGCCGATTGCCTTGTTCGGCGTGCTCATCCTCTCGTCTGCCGTGTTGTTCCTCGTAGGGTGGGTCCTGTTCTCCAGCACGCAGTCCTTCCTTGAGGAATTGCCCAAGTATGAGGCCAAGGCCACGGTAATAGCCGCTGACCTCGAAGCCGCGCTGCTCCGTGCTGCATCGCGCTTCGATGTGGACGTGGCTGAATTCCAATGGAGCGATGCGTTCCAGTGGTCGAACGTGACGAATGCAGTCACGACGGGAGTGGGTTCGTTCCTGTCCTTTGTCAGCACCACGTTCCTGGTTTTGCTCTTCATGCTGTTCATCCTGGCGGGCAGTGGGGAGATGGCCGAAAAAGTGCGCGTCGCGTTCCCGCCCATGTACGCGGAGAAAATTGCAGACCTGGTCTCCAACGTGGATGGACAGGTCCGACGGTATCTGGTAACCAAAACCGTCATTAGTCTGGCAACGGGTGTACTGACCTGGTTGGTCCTGTCCCTCCTGGGCGTGGACTTTCCCCTCATATGGGGATTCCTGGCCTTTCTTCTCAATTACATTCCCAACATCGGCAGCACAATCGCCGTCCTGTTTCCGTTCGCCGTGTCGTTGCTGCAATTCGAAACACTGGTCATCCCGTTTGTGGTCATTTTCGGTCTGGGCACGGTCCAGCTTTCGTTGGGCAACGTCGTGGAGCCTCGTGTCATGGGATTCCGCCTGAACTTGAGCCCTCTTCTCATTCTGGTTTCCCTCATCCTCTGGGGATGGCTGTGGGGCCTCTGGGGAATGATTCTGGCCGTTCCCATCACGTCCACGCTCAAGATCCTCTTCGAGAACATGGAGCCGTTGCGGCCCATATCCATCCTGATGAGTGGAAAGGTGGATACGCCGCCGGTGGATCCGAGTACCTGATTGGCCGGCGCGGGGCGTCCGCCGGTGTTGACCGGTGGCTCAACACCCGCCAACATACGTGGCACGGATACGACTACGATCTCCGTAGATCCAGGCCCCAAGCACATCGTCGGGATCACCATTCCCGGACAGGTCAAGGAAATCGGCCCAATCACCCGGAACCAGGCGTCCGGTATCGGTACCGGCTGCGCTTCGACCACCGCGAAGCATCTGCTGGTACAGCCACGTGCCCGATGCAGTGCCTGCCGGAACCTGGAAGGCGTTCCTTCTGCGCGTCTCCAGGCGATTCTGATAGTCCAGGAAGCGGATTTCCTCGGCCGCATCCGTACACACATTGCTATCCGATCCGATCGCGATGGATCCCTTGGATGCCAGGAACGGACGAAGCTGGAAGCGGCCATCGCCCAAGTCCGCTTCGGTCGTCGGACACAGCCCCACAGTGGCTCCACATGAGGCCAGTCGCCGGCGCTCCCCGTCATCCATATGGGTAGCGTGAATCATGCACCAATGGACGTCGGGCTTGAAGCGGTCCAACAAGAACTGGACCGGTCGCATGCCCAGCGCAATGACACATTCGTTGACCTCACGCATTTGTTCTGCCACATGAATGTGCACCGGAGCGTTTGGATGAGAAGCTGCACGGTGGGCGAGCAGCGTCCGGATGTCATCTTCCGATACAGCGCGGAGAGAGTGGGGAGCATACCCAACCGTCCCGTAGCCGTCAGACACCGCATCGAACAACTCCAGATATGTCGTGGTATCCAGGATGAACGGACGCTGCTCTGGACGCGGCGCACGGGACCCGAACCCGGAGTACCGATACAGCACCGGAAGCAGCACCAATCGAATACCGGCACTGCGGGCCGCAGCCTGGATGGCGCGGGCCATGAGAAGGGGCAGGTCGGCCCCGACATGCGCTCCATGTACATAATGGAACTCGCAAACGGTCGTATATCCCGATCCCCTCATCTCCGTATAAAGCCGCTCGGCAATGCGGAAGAGGGCATCGGGGCGCATTTCACCGGCCGTCCGGTACATGGATTCGCGCCATGACCAGAAGTCGTCATCGGGACCCTGGAATCGACTGGTTCTTCCACGCAAAAGGACCTGGAATGCATGGGAATGGACATTCACGCATCCTGGAACGAGTACATTGCAGTCGTAGCGGCGGGGAAGAACGCTACCGTCATTTTGTTCAATACGGACAATCCGTCCGTCCGCCACATGGATGACGGCGTGTTCAAGCCAACCGTCCGGGGTCAGGGCAAAACGGGCTTGGAACCACGCGTCCGACATGACCGGCACCGGTCAGACCGAATGTTCGAGCAACCGGTTGATGACATCCACGCCGCTGACACTTTCGGCCTCGGCGGTGAAATTCGTCACAATCCGGTGCCGGAGAACAGAGACGGCAATGGTATTGACGTCCTGGATGGAGGGGGTCATCCGACCGTCGAGGGCGGCCATTGCTTTGGCACCGAGGATGAGATACTGGGAAGCCCGGGGGCCGGCGCCGTAGCTCAGATACTCCTTGACAAAGTCGGGGGCCAACTCACCGTTCGGGCGTGTTTTTCCCACGAGCCGGACCGCGTGTTGGATGACGTTGTCCGCCACCGGGATCTGGCGGATGAACGACTGGTAGCGAAGGATGTCATCGGCCCGCATGACGGTCTGTACGTGGGCCTTGTGGGCACTTGTGGTTTGCCGTACGACATCGACTTCCTGATCGAATGTGGGGTAGTCCAACCACAGATTCAACATGAAGCGGTCCAACTGCGCCTCCGGCAGTGGATAGGTACCTTCCTGCTCAATCGGGTTCTGGGTTGCCAGGACAAAGAACGGCTCCGGCAGGGAGTAGGTATGGCCAGCGGCCGTTACCCGATGTTCCTGCATGGCTTCCAGAAGGGCTGCCTGGGTTTTCGGAGGGGTTCGGTTGATTTCGTCAGCCAGTACGACGTTGGCAAAAACGGGTCCCTTGACAAACTTGAACTGCCGCCCGCCCGTTGTCTGGTCCTGTTCAATGATTTCCGTCCCCGTAATGTCGGAAGGCATGAGATCAGGCGTGAACTGGATCCGATTGAAATCCAGTTCAATGGCATCGGCAATGGTGTGGATGAGCAGCGTCTTGGCCAAGCCCGGTACGCCGATCAACAACACATGGCCCCGGCAAATAATGGAAACCAGGATCTGGTGAATGATGTCGTCCTGTCCGACAATGACTTTCGAAATCTCTTGCCGCAACTTGCGGTAGCTTTCGTGGAGTTCGTCCAGTGTGGCCGGCGAGGTCTTCAGTTCCATGAGGCTAAGCGTAGTTCAGTATGGGATGACGTCCTGGGTCTTCAATTGGTTGCAGCCGCAAGATCGGAAGCTCGTCCCCGGTATTCGATGTGAACCGTTCTTTTCAGGCGGTCCATCCACTCGGATAAAACGGTTGCCTGCTTTTCCTGCAAAGCAAGTTGCTCGATCAAGGCATAGTCGGTCTCCAGGTTGACCGTGTGTTCAGGCACGCGCTCGTGCAATTGGACAATGTGATACGCCTGTCGGCCATCCAGAAGTTGCACTTCGGAGGGTTCGGAGATGTCACCGGGCTCCAATCCCGCAAGCGTTTGCTGCCAGAGGGGGCCGAGTGCATCGATATACAGATTCTGCTCTCCCGACTGGGGATCCGAGACGCGTCCCCCACGTGAGCGGGACATTTCTTCCTGGGAAAACTCGCGTGCAAGCACTTCGAACCGCGCGCCGTGGGTGAGTATGGAATCCCGCAAGGTTGTAAGCAGCGAAATGGCCTTGTCCGGGTCGGACTTCCGCTCGTCGAAGGCAATAAGGATGTGATTGTAATCAATGCGCTCCCCGCGTCGTGCATTGACTCGCAGGAAGTGCAGTCCGAATTCGGTTTCGAAGACCGGCGAGAACACCCCCACCGGAGAACGGGAGGCGACCGCCGCGAACTCCGGAACGACATCGGACAACGCCATGTCCTCATACAGGCCACCGTTGGAGGCGGAACCAGGATCGTCGGAGAACAACTCCGCCATCTCTTCAATGGTCAGTCGGCCTGCGACGACGGAATCCCGGATGGCCGAAATGATTTCCATGGCTTCTTCGCGGGCTTCGTCCGTGACTTCAGGCAGCCGTACGATATGGGACACCTGGACAATATCCGGAAGCGTGGGCAATGAATCGGTCGGGAACCGGGAGAACCAGGCGCGGACGTCGGACGGCGTGGCCTTGATGGAGCGGAGTTTTTGCCCGCGGAATTGATCGGCCAACAGCTGGTCCCTGAACTCTTCCCGGAAGTCTGCCTTGATTTCGAGCACCGTCTTTCCATACATCTCTTCCAGGACAGCTTCTCCACCGACGCGGCGGGACATCTGGCCAATACGCTGGTCCAGCATCTGTTCGACTTGCTGGTCGCTGACGACCAGATTGGTATCCCGCTTGGCGTGATTGACCAGCACCTTGTCATTCACCAGCTGTTCCAGAGCCTGTCGCCAAAGATCGTCTGTATACGGAATCTGTTGCTGGTTCATGGTTGAAATCACGTACCCGTCCACGTCCGAAGCCAGAAGGATGTCGTTTCCTACGACGGCCACGATTTCATCAATGACGCGCTCATCCTGTGCCGTGGCTGTTGTCCATCCCGTGAGAGACAAGGCGACTACCAGGATGGACGATCGCAGAATGCGGTACATGTTCAAAACAGTATGGTTGATGGGTCCCGTAAGAACGAACAAAGGCGGGCGCTCAATGCGTCCGCCGGGTGGGGGAGATGGCAGAATCACTTGATTTCCAGTCCTTCACGTGCAAGAGCCTGGGTCCGGAGGCGTTGAACCTGTCGTGCGAACAACTGTTTCCTGGATTCAATCTGGACGCGTTGGACGATTTCCGGACGTATCATCTCCAACTCGGGGAGCGTTCCCGAGGCGACACGGTCCATCAATTGGATGACGTGGAACAGCGAGTCCTGTTCAACCGGTCCCCAGGTGTCGCCCGGTCGCAGGGTCAACAGGACACTCCGCAGTGCCGGATTCCGGGAGAACAATTGTGAGACCGGAAAATAGGCATCGGCCAATGCCAGGGACGTCTCCGGATCGGTGGAATGGTCCATGACCAGTCGTTCGAAGTCCGGCGGCTCCAGGGACCGGTCCAGGGAGTCTCGGACCGATACCGCCTCTGCAATACTCCGGACCGGAATGTAGCGGACCTGCGCATAGGGCTCCCGAAGGACCAGTTGATCGCGGTGCTGCTCGTAATAGGTCTGGATGGCGCCTTCCGAGAGCGCATCTTCCTCATCCGAATACAGCTCATTGACAAGGGCACTGATCAGGACGGAACGCTCGTTCTCCGCGAGCAGCCTAACCACGTCAGGATCGGTGCGAAGACCACGCTGTAGCGCTTCCTGGTACAGCAGCTCATTCGTCGTCCACTGCTCGACAATCTGCGACGCGGCTTCCGTGCTGTCCAGTGAATACGTCCTGCGATCCAGGATCCTGGCCAATTCGTCACGCGTGAGTGTGGCATCGCCGACGCGCGCAACGAAGTCTCCATAGTCCGGTTCGGGACGACAGCCGGTGCCGAGCAACAAGAGGAACAGCCCGGGATATATGAGGGACCGGATCACCGTGCTTCCGTGGTCCGTTCGGGCCACGTCTGCACGGCATATTTGGTGCGCAGGCGTTGGACAAGCCGTTCTTCCAGGACCTGCTGATAGTCGTTCACCAATTCCGCGCGAGCCTCTTCGAAGGTCTTCGGCCGGGCCGGCTCCATTCCGAGATGCTCCAGCATGAGGAATCGGTTGTTGTACTGGATGACGTCTGTGGTCTGCCCCTCCGACAGGTGCAATACGGCATCGAAGACCGAGCCTGTCTCGGACTCCACCCACGTGGTATCCAAACGGACGCTGAGCGTGGTATCGGAAACGATCGCGTCCCTTCCGGAATTCATCCTGAGCGATTCCCTCACCGTTTCCAGATCCGTGCTGCGCGGACTGGACCAGGACGCGACACGAACACGATCCGGCCAGCGGTAGGCGTCGCCCCGCTGTTCGAACAGGCGTAAAAGCCCCGTGGAATCGCCTGACGCCGCGGTCCAGACGGAGTCTTCCATCAACTTGAAGAGGACGAGACCATCGCGGAACTCCTGCATCGTGCGGCCGAAGTCCGGATCGGTGAATTCCAGGCGTGCCACTTCATAGTCCACGGCACGGTCATCCAGGAAGGCCGTAAGTGCGGTCAGCAATCCTTCCCGGGCGTCGCCGGATCGGGAGGGAATCCGACGGGTCCGGAAGTCTTCGACGAACCGGGATACCGTCCAAGTGGAGTCCCCGAGGAAAACGATGGGCAGCTGGCCTGTTTCCGGCTCGAACTCCGACTGGACCAACCAGCGATAGAGGGAATCGGCAGACATGTTCCGTGTCCAGGAATCCACGAGCGCCGTATCGACCCGCGCCCCCAGTTCCCGCTGCAGGGATCGTGCAAAGGCCGTCTGGGCAGCCGCTGAACGGGGAAGTTGTCCGACCTGCGCTTTCAGGGATTCATACTCGTCTTCGAGCGCCCCGAGAGGAGATTCCGATACGAATTGGATGATGTGTTTCCCGAATTGGGTTTCCACGGGTTCCGAAACATCCCCCGGTTCCTGAAGGGAGAATGCGGCATCGCGCATGGCTGGCGGCAGTCCCTGGTCGAAGGAGAGCGTTCCGATGATGCCTCCGTTGCGGGCTGAGTTCCGATCGTCCGAGAGGGCTTCGGCAACTTCAGCGAACGATTCACCCGAATTCAGGCGTTCCAGGGCCTGGGACAGGCGGTTGTCGGCCTCGGCGGAGTCTGCTGCCGAAGGTCCACGGGGCTGGAACATGATATGTGCCAACTCCCGTGCGGCCGGCATGGGCATGCGGTCTTCCACCATGAGGATGTGGTATCCGAACGGAGAACGGAAGACCGGTGATACGTTACCGGGCTCCGTCGAAAATGCCTGGTCTTCGAAGGCTTTGACCATGCGTCCGCCACCGAACCAGCCCAGCGCTCCACGCGCTCCGGGTTGACCGGGCTCGCGCCGCGCCGACGGATCCATGGAATGCCGGCTGGCCACGTCCCCGAAGTCGGCACCGGCCAGGACGGAGTCCCGGAGCATGGAAATCCGGCTATATGCCCGCATGGTGTCAGCGGGTGGGGCATTCTCGGGAACGGTCAGGAGGATGTGCGAAGCCTCGACGGCTGTACTTCGGCGATCATACAATTCACGCACCAATGGATCGGTAACCTCCTGCCCGAGCAGATACGGGCGTGCCAATTGCTCCCGATAGGAGAGCATCTCTGTCCTCAGGTCTTCTCGTTCATGATATCCGAGCGCCTTTGCTTCCAGGACTTTGAGGCGGAAATTGACGTACCGTTCCAGGAATTCCGAACGGGATTCCGCAGTGTCCGCACCGGATGTGCCACTGGAAGAGACGCTTCGTTCATATTGCTCGTCGAATTCCTGGGCAGTCAGTACCTGGTCGCCGAATACGGCAACCACATCTCCATCCGGAACGGGTGCATCCCGTGGCACAACGGTGGACGCGGTGTTGCCGCATCCGCCAATCAACAGCGTCATGGCCAGCGCAAAGGCCACGGCGGAGGTGGAAGTGGCAAAGGCAGAAGAAGATCTGGGCATGCAGGTAAGATCCGTTGGATTCATGTCGGCAGGGAGCCGTCCACGCGAGGGGAATACAGTTGGTTCCAAAAAAATCCGAATTGTGAAGCAACTTTGAATTGGTATGACGGTCTACACATCGAACACCGATTCCGGAAGGGCCGGCACCCAGGCACCAATCCTGCGGGGATAAATGCGAACATGGATGAATTCGAACTGATCGAATCCTTCAAGAACGGCGATGAGTTCGCCTTCGTGGGACTGTACAATCGATTCAAAGGGCCGGTATTCGCCTTTTGCTTCAAAATGCTCATGAGTCGTGAGCAGGCCCAGGATGTCATGCAGGAGACCTTCCTTCGGGTGTACGAAAACCGTGATCGCCTGCTCAAGACCGCATCGTTCCGATCCTGGTTGTTCACCATTGCACGCAATCAATGCCTGAACCAGATCCGGACCGGTGGACGTCAGGTGAACGTCGAACAGGAGGTACTGGAGCGTACGGCCACGACGGAGACGCCTTTCACGCGCATGGACAAGAGCGAACAGGTCGAGTTCGTGTCCAATTTCCTGGCCATGTTGAAGCCGGAGTACCGCGAAGTGCTCGTCTTGCGGGAATACCAGAATCTTTCCTACGAGGAAATCGCAGCGGTCACGCGTAATTCGCTCAGCTCCGTGAAGTCGCGTCTGTTCAAGGCCCGGAAAAAGCTCGCCGATGTCATGCAGGAGAATATGCGCGAGGAAACCCACGTGTTCGCGACGCGGGAGGGGCTGGCATGAGCTGCACAACTGTCAACCAGGAAGAACTGAACCTGTACCTGGACGGGGAACTGCCGTTTTCGAGGCAACAGGCACTTTTCTCGCACATGACGAGCTGTGAGGAGTGCCGGTCGGTCATGGAGGCGGTCCTGACGTTCCGTCGCATGAGTCGTCAGGAATACATCAATCTGCCGCCTGCGGCTGATGACCGGTTCTTCAAGCGCCTGGCTGAAATCAAGACGGCCGGGGATCAACGGGACCGTACTTCGGAGCGTGCACCCTTGTGGCACGCGCGACGATCCATTTCCGTACGTGCCGGGGTTTCCGCCATTGCGGCCGTATTCCTCATTGGCTTCCTGCTTCCCGTCGTGTCGCCCGGTGCGGGTCCAACCGTGCATTTCGAGGCCGAACGGGTCAACCTGACCGACCCGGTGACGTGGGCTCCTCCGGAAATCAAGGAGTCCTATGTCCATGTGTTCTACCCGGGCCTTACGATCGAAGCCGACTCTTCGGACGCATCGACCAACTGACAGTCTTTTCACGTCCCGGGCGCGGCATGCGTCGTATCATGCGGGTTTCCCGCCATCACGCATCGTTCGTCAATGCCCGCATCCCATCCTTCGTCTGCTCCCGTTCGTGTACGATTCGCACCGAGTCCGACCGGCTACCTCCACATAGGGGGGCTCAGGACGGCGCTTTACAACTGGCTGTTCGCTCGCAAGGAGGGAGGCCGGTTCCTGCTCCGGATTGAGGATACCGACCGATCGAGGTTCGTGGAGGATGCTGAGAAGGATATCCTGGATGCGCTTGCCTGGGCAGGCATTGATTTCGATGAAGGTCCCGGAAAGGGCGGCCCGGTCGGACCTTACCGGCAATCCGAGCGCATGGACATCTACGCATCGCACGTGGATGCGTTGTTGGCTTCGGGACACGCGTATGTGGCGTTCGACACACCAGAGGAAATCGATACCATGCGTGAACGGCTGGTTTCGCCTGAGAATCCGATGCCCCGGTATGATGCCACGACGCGGACTTCCATGAGGAACAGTCTGGCCCTGCCTGCGGCCGAAGTGGACCGGCTGATGGGAGAGGGCGTCCCCCATGTCATCCGGTTGAAGGTCGAGCCTGGCCACAGGATCACGTTCCTGGATTCCGTACGTGGTGAAGTCACGTTCCTGTCCGAGTCGGTGGATGATCAGATCCTGCTGAAGTCGGACGGTATGCCAACGTACCATCTGGCCAATGTCGTGGATGACCACGAAATGGGGATTACCCACGTGATCCGAGGGGAAGAATGGCTGCCATCAACACCGAAACATATCCTGTTGTACGAGGCGTTCGGGTGGGAGGCACCGGTCATGGCGCATCTTCCGCTCATTCTGAGTCCGACCGGAGGCAAGCTGTCCAAGCGGAATGCGGACAAACAAGGCATTCCGGTATTCGTTTCGGAGTACCGAAAAGCCGGTTATGAGCCGGATGCGCTGGTCAACTTCCTGGCACTCCTGGGATGGAATCCAGGAACGGAGCAGGAAGTGTTCCCGCTCGCGGAAATGGCTCAGGCGTTCTCACTGGATCGCGTCGGGAATTCGGGTGTACAGTTCGATGCGGACAAGCTGGACTGGTTCAACGCGCAGTATCTGAGGCAACGCAGCCCGGCGGACATTGCGGCGGAATTGCGGCCCCAACTGCTCGATCTGTACGGTGACGTGGATGATGTGTTTGTTGAGGACGTAGTGTCTGTGATGTTGGAGCGCATGACAAAAGCGGTGGATGTCCTCGGCTTTACCTACTTCTTTGCCGATCCCGCGACGTACGACGAACAAGCCATTGCAAAGCGCTGGAAGGAGGATGCGCCCGAATTGGTTTCGGCCTACGCAGACCGGTTGGCTGAACTGCCGGATTGGACGGAAGAATCCCTGGACGAATCGCTCAGGGAACTTGCCGAATCCCGGGGTGCGGGTGCGGGAAGACTCATCCACCCCGTGCGTCTGGCCGTAAGTGGCGTGTCCACGGGCCCTGGGTTGTTCGCCCTTTTGCGGGTCCTGGGACGGGACTGCGTTGTCCGCAGACTTCGACGGGCGGTGGTTGTGCTCGGCCAGGGCCCGTTGACAGGCCCTATGTCCTGAGCGATCGAATGAAGGCCAGTGCGGCCTCCCACGGACCCATGTGGCCCGATTCCGCTTCATCACGGAATGCCGTCAGTGTTTCGTGGAGCGAGCCATGGGGTGCCATGGCTGCGTCCAGGGCACGGCGTACCGCACCCATGAAGGCGTCTCCGCGGGTGGACCATGCCTGGATGGGCATCGACCTGACACGACAAATGAGGCTGGCGAAGAGCTCATCCAGTCCGTAACCGGTTGTGGCCGATACGGGCATGACCGGCACGTCGTCATCCGGCCGAAGGAGATGCAGGGCCTCCCGGAGTTCCCGTGCGCTTGCTTCGGCGGGTTTCAGGTTTTCCCCATCTGCCTTGTTCACGGCAACGATGTCCGCCACCTCAAGAATGCCCCGCTTTATGCCCTGCAGGCCGTCGCCACCCCCGGCGAGGGAGACCATGAGTACGCACTCGACAAGATCCGCGACCGCCGTTTCGGATTGTCCGATTCCGACCGTTTCAATCATCACCACGTCGTAGCCCGCCGCTGCACAGACGAGCATGGCTTCCCGGGTCGAGCCCGCAATGCCGCCCAGCATGCCGGACGTGGGAGACGGACGAACAAAGGCTTCGGAAGCCGTTGAGAGGCGCTCCATCCGCGTCTTGTCTCCAAGGATGCTGCCCCCGGTGCGGGTGGAACTGGGATCTATGGCAAGCACCGCCACTCGATGGCCTTCGGCAATCCATTGCATGCCTATCCGGTCGATCAGCGTCGATTTTCCGGCGCCCGGCAAACCTGTAATGGCAATACGGACGGCGCTGACATCGTGGGACAGGCAGGCATCCAGAAGATGCGCCACGGCGTCCTGATCTCCCGGAAGGGTACTCTCGACCAGCGTCAGCGCACGACCCAGGGCTGCCCGATCTCCGGCGGTAAGCCGGGCGAACAGTTGCTCGGCATGTTCTCGGGAGGCAGACATTTATTGCACGTCCGAAAGCAGGACGTCAAGAAGGCTTGCTGCCGCGTCGGGAATGGCCGTACCGGGACCGAAGATCAAACTGACGCCTTCCGTTTCAAGGAAGGGAATGTCGGCATCGGGGATGACACCGCCCACCACAACGCGGATATCGGGACGGCCTTCCGTTGCCAGCGCCTGAACGAGCGCAGGAACGAGGGTCCGGTGACCTCCGGCCAGCGAAGAGACGCCGACAACATGTACGTCGTTCTCCACGGCCTGCCTGGCGGCTTCCTCCGGGGTCTGGAAAAGCGGCCCGACGTCCACATCGAAGCCCACATCCGCAAAGGCGGTGGCAATGACGCGGGCACCGCGGTCGTGTCCGTCCTGCCCCAATTTCGCTATGAGGATGCGTGGACGGCGCCCCGTAGCCGCCAGGAATGCAGCGGATTTGGTCTGGACGTTGCGCATGGAATCAGATTCCCCGTAAGCTTTTGCGTAAACACCGGAAAAGGAGGGTGTTCGAGCCTCGTATCGACCGAAAACGACCTCCAATGCACTCGAAATCTCGCCCAACGTGGCGCGTTCGCGGGCCGCTGCGCAAGCCAGTTCCAGCACATTGTACTTCGTGGTCCGGGCGGCATGCGTGAGCGCCGAGAGCGCCTCTTTTACACGGGTTTCATGCCGGCGCAGCCGGTTTTCTGTCAGTCGCTGGACCTGCTGTTCCCGGACCTGGTTGTTGTCTATATCACGCACGTCGACGCCCGAAGCGTGCTTGACTCGCCAACGATTCACTCCAACGACCGTTTCGGCGCCGGAATCGATGGCGGCCTGGCGCCGCGCAGCGGACTGTTCAATCCGCATCTTGGGAATGCCCTGCGCAATGGCCGTTGCCATTCCTCCGGCTTCCTCGATTTCCTTCAGGTGGTCCCGGGCTCTCGAAACGAGCTCGGCGGTGAGGTATTCGATGACGTCCGATCCCCCCAAGGGGTCAATTGCGCGGGTAAGATCGGTCTCGTCCTGGAGGATGAGCTGTGTATTCCGGGCTATCCGCGCCGATTCGTCCGTCGGCAAGGCGATGGCTTCATCGAAGGCATTGGTGTGCAGGGATTGCGTACCGCCCAGCACGGCAGCCAGGGCCTCGATGGTCGTCCGGGCAATGTTGTTCAAGGGGTCCTGTGCCGTCAGGGACCAGCCGGATGTCTGACAATGGGTCCGAAGCATACCGGATTTCGGATCCGATGCTCCGAACGGCTCCATGACCTCCGACCACAGGACACGGGCCGCGCGGAGTTTGGCAATTTCCATTGCTGTGTGCATGCCGATTCCGAAGAAGAAGGAGATCCGTGGGGCGAAATCGTCTACGGACATGCCCTTGGAAAGGGCGGCACGAACGTACTCCAGACCATCTGCAATGGTGTAGGCCAGTTCAAGATCGGCAGAAGCCCCGGCTTCCTGCATATGGTACCCACTCACGGAAATGGAGTTGAACCGGGGCATGGACTGTGCGGTGAACGCCATGATATCGCCTACAATCCGCATGGACGCATCCGGCGGGTAGATGTAGGTGTTGCGGACCATGAACTCCTTCAGGATATCATTCTGAATGGTTCCCGTAAGGTCCGCAGCCGGGACACCCGACTCTTCGGCAGCCACGATATAGAACGCCATGATGGGCAGCACGGCCCCATTCATGGTCATGGAAACCGAGATCTCGCCCAGCGG encodes the following:
- the scpA gene encoding methylmalonyl-CoA mutase, which gives rise to MKSATAEGIDLSDIPGMEQGAWWTPPGIPPFLRGPYPSMYTGRPWTIRQYAGFSTAEASNAFYRANLAAGQKGLSVAFDLATHRGYDSDHPRVKGDVGMAGVAIDTVDDMKRLFDGIPLGEISVSMTMNGAVLPIMAFYIVAAEESGVPAADLTGTIQNDILKEFMVRNTYIYPPDASMRIVGDIMAFTAQSMPRFNSISVSGYHMQEAGASADLELAYTIADGLEYVRAALSKGMSVDDFAPRISFFFGIGMHTAMEIAKLRAARVLWSEVMEPFGASDPKSGMLRTHCQTSGWSLTAQDPLNNIARTTIEALAAVLGGTQSLHTNAFDEAIALPTDESARIARNTQLILQDETDLTRAIDPLGGSDVIEYLTAELVSRARDHLKEIEEAGGMATAIAQGIPKMRIEQSAARRQAAIDSGAETVVGVNRWRVKHASGVDVRDIDNNQVREQQVQRLTENRLRRHETRVKEALSALTHAARTTKYNVLELACAAARERATLGEISSALEVVFGRYEARTPSFSGVYAKAYGESDSMRNVQTKSAAFLAATGRRPRILIAKLGQDGHDRGARVIATAFADVGFDVDVGPLFQTPEEAARQAVENDVHVVGVSSLAGGHRTLVPALVQALATEGRPDIRVVVGGVIPDADIPFLETEGVSLIFGPGTAIPDAAASLLDVLLSDVQ